In Methanococcoides sp. LMO-2, the genomic stretch GAAGCTCGTGCCTGGACAGACCTTTATACTGCGAATGCATTTGCCGATGGCTGCTGCCGGCTTCATACCAAGGTCCAGCCATGCATTGTCAATATCCTCTTCTTTTAAACCGACAATAGCAATACGTTGTGCGGATGTAAATTTAAGAGTATCAGCATCATACTTCCTGGCAACATCAACTATACACTGGAGTTCATCAGGAGTTACAATGCCACCCGGAGTTTGTGGAACAATGGCATAGGTCTGCTTATCGCGCTGAAGTATAGCACATTTATCCAACAGATCCTTTGCCACCGATCCCACATCCGATCAATTATATTGGTTTTATTCAGTCTGCTTCAGCTTTTTGAGAAGACCTGCAAGACCTGCCTTGTGCCTTGCTTCATCAAGGGATGCTCTTGCGAAGAACAATGCTGCGGCTTCATTTCCTTCCTCACGTGCAATACTAGCAGCATCAGCCTTTTCCTGTTCAGCCATTGTCTCGCCCTCGAGCATCATCTCAATGTTCTCGATGGTAGTGCCTTTGATAACACCAAGGATCTCAGCGACTTCTGTAGCATGCCATGCTTCATCCATTGCGATCTGTCGGAAATAGAGAGCAGCATCAAAATGCCCTTCACGCTCGGCCAGCTTTGACATTGCAAGGTACCATCCGACTTCAGTTGTCTCACCCTTAAAAGTAGCTTTCAAAATATCTTCTAAACTCATTTCTTTACCTCCTCGATACAAATTGTAATAACTATATTATCAGGATTCTTGATAACGTTTATGGAATACTGACGTATGCTGTGATATAATAGCAGTTCTGCATATAATCTCCAAATAGCAGGACATATAAAAGACACATGATTGCGCAAGATATACATGCATTAATGATATTGAAGAAGAGGATGACTTTTAATTTGAGGATCGTTCTGGTGGAACCATTGTACCAGGGTAATGTCGGCTCAGTAGCAAGAGCTATGAAAAACTTTGGGTTCAGTGACCTTGTATTGGTCAACCCTTGCAAGTTGGAAAATGAAGCGCGTGCACTGGCATCACATGCATGGGATGTACTTGAGAAAGCAAACGTTGTAACCAGCATCGAAGAAGCTATCGAAGGGGCCGATGTAGTGGTCGCAACTACCGGCATAACTGGACTGAAAATGGATGAACATATACGTATGCCGCCGTACACTCCACACGAACTCAAGGAAAAGTTCAACGAAACAAGCGGAACTGTTGCCGTCCTCTTTGGCAGGGAAGATAACGGATTCACGAACGAGGAACTAAGGATGAGCGACATGATAGTCAGCATCCCTACCTCCGAGATCTATCCGATAATGAACCTTTCACATGCTACGACAATAATATTATACGAACTAAGTCAGATAGAAGCTGGAGAGCAGCAACTTGCAGATGGTTTTGATCTCAGGCTTCTTCACGAGCACATAGGAGAACTTCTGGACGATATCCAGTACCCGGAGCATAAAAAAGAAAAAACACATCTTATGTTCAAAAGGATCTTCGGAAGGGCACAGCTCATGCCAAGGGAAGTACAGACATTAAGGGGCTTTTTTGGAAGGATACAGCAACTGATCAAGTGAAAGTACCTCCTTACATATCCAATGATGATTATATCGGCTCGAAATATTGATATGTATTATGATGTTTTTAACTGCGATACATATAATAATCATTCTAAAAAAGGACAAATGTGGATCAGATGAGTGAAATTAAATGGGATGAAAAATTCAGGGATTTCCTGAAGAGATACTATTGGGATGATATTCTTCTGCTGGCCAACGAATATCCCGAAATGCGAAGCATTGTGGTCGATTTCCCGGACCTTGAACAATTCGATTCAGATCTTGCACATGAACTGCTTGAGCACCCTGATGACGTTATCCCCTATGCTGAGCAAGCACTTCGTGAGATCGACATCCCTATCGAAAAAGATCTCGATGATGCACACGTCCAGTTTATAAATATCCCAAACCGCATTGGCATAAGGGATCTGCGTAGCAAGCATTTGTTAAAATTCATATCCATCGAAGGTATGATACGCAAAGCTACAGAGGTCAGGCCAAAAGTTACGAATGCAGCATTCATGTGCATGCGATGTGAAAACACAAGCTATGAACCACAGGACGGTCCTAAGTTCGTAGAACCAAATGAATGTGAGAATGAATCTTGTGGTAAGAAGGGACCTTTCAAATTACTTATCGACCAGTCCACCTTCGTGGATGCACAGAAGCTCCAGGTACAGGAATCACCGGAGAACCTAAAGGGAGGTTCACAACCGCAAAGCCTCGACGTTGATGCAGAGGATGACCTTGCAGGTATTGTGAAGCCAGGTGACCGTCTTGTAATAAATGGAATACTTCGCTCACACCAAAGGACCTTAAGGGAAGGTAAATCCACATTTTATGACCTTGTCCTTCATGCTAACTCCCTTGAATATGTAGACCAGGAATTCGATGAGCTTGACATAACACCGGAAGATGAAGAAACAATACTTGACATGAGCAAAGACCCGAACATCTACAACAATATAATCGGATCCATCGCACCATCTATCTACGGCTATGAGGACATAAAGGAAGCACTCAGCCTTCAGCTGTTCTCAGCAGTTCCTAAAATGCTCCCAGACGGATCCCGTGTCAGGGGTGACATACACATCCTCCTGGTTGGTGACCCCGGTATCGCAAAAAGTCAGTTGCTCCGTTACATGGTGAAGATCTCACCCAGAGGAGTGTTCGCATCCGGTAAAAGCGCATCATCCAGTGGTCTGACAGCCGCAGCGGTCAAGGATGACCTTGGCGACGGACGCTGGACACTGGAAGCCGGTGCACTTGTGATGGCAGATATGGGTCTGGCATCAGTGGATGAAATGGACAAAATGAGCAAGGAAGATAAGAGCGCACTGCACGAAGCAATGGAGCAGCAGACCATCAGTGTCGCAAAAGCAGGTATCCTTGCAACCCTTAAATCAAGATGTGCACTCCTTGGTGCTGCCAATCCAAAATATGGAAGATTCGATAAGTATGAAGGACTTGCCGAACAGATCAACATGCCACCTGCGCTGATTTCCAGGTTCGACCTTATATTCATACTTCTTGATGTGCCTGACCGCACGAAGGATAGTAACATCGCAAACCACATCCTGAAATCCCATTACGCAGGAGAACTTTCAGAACAAAGGCAAAAGCTCCCCACATCAACGGTATCGAAGGAAGATGTGGAATCACACATGGAGGTCATACTTCCTACTATCGACAATGACCTGATGAGAAAATATGTGGCCTATGCACGAAGGAAAGTATTCCCGATAATGGAAGATGAGGCCCGTGAGCATATTATTAATTATTACCTCGACCTTAGACGGCAGGGAGAAGGAAAGGATGCACCTGTTCCTGTCACTGCAAGGCAACTGGAAGCCCTTGTAAGGCTTGCCGAAGCAAGTGCTCGCATACGTTTAAGTAATGTAGTTACATTGGATGATGCAAAGCGTACCACAAGAATATCCATGGCATGTATGAGACAGGTGGGAGTTGACCCGGACACAGGTGCATTAGATGTAGATGTGATCGCATCCGGAACGAGCAAGAGCCAGAGGGATAAAATACATCTTGTCAAAGACATCATTGCACGTGTCAGTGAAAGGCACGCAGGTTCCAAGGCACCTCTTGAAGAGGTCTATGCAGAAGCTGAGAGTGAAAATATAGAAAGGGACCGTGTAGAAGAGCTTATCACAAAAATGAAAAGACAGGGAGACCTGCTTTCGCCTGATAACAAGCACATAAAAATAGTATAAAAGTGAACATATGTACCTGAAAATACACAAATCCGGAAATCAGATGATCGTTGCGGTCTGTGACAGGGAACTGATAGGTAAAAAACTTAAAAAGGGCGAATTGGTTGTCGAAATAACCGAATCATTCTACAAAGGTGAAATTGCACCTGAAGAAAAGATAATTGAAGCCATTGCAAATGCTACAACATCAAACATATTTGGCAAGCGTGCAGTACAATGTGCTGTCGATGCAGGCCTGATAGATCCCGGATGCATAATATATATCGAAGGGATCCCGCATGCCCAGCTATACAGATTATAATTTCACATTAATTTCATATTATAATTATAGATTACACAACATCAAAATTCTGACATAAATTTGGTGGAACTATGAGTGAGAGTACACAAAGTAATGAAATTTCCATTCTTGACAGGAATGAACTGGTCAGGAATGTGATCACAAAGCATAAACGCCTTCTGGAAGAATACAACCGCGAGTTCAGCGGTCTCGAAGAGAAAGTGAAGGCACTGAAAGAACAGGTCGACTCCTCAAAGAAGGATAAGGAAGATGTTTTAAGCCGCATCGAACTGCTAAAAGAAAAG encodes the following:
- a CDS encoding RNA methyltransferase, whose translation is MTFNLRIVLVEPLYQGNVGSVARAMKNFGFSDLVLVNPCKLENEARALASHAWDVLEKANVVTSIEEAIEGADVVVATTGITGLKMDEHIRMPPYTPHELKEKFNETSGTVAVLFGREDNGFTNEELRMSDMIVSIPTSEIYPIMNLSHATTIILYELSQIEAGEQQLADGFDLRLLHEHIGELLDDIQYPEHKKEKTHLMFKRIFGRAQLMPREVQTLRGFFGRIQQLIK
- a CDS encoding ferritin-like domain-containing protein; its protein translation is MSLEDILKATFKGETTEVGWYLAMSKLAEREGHFDAALYFRQIAMDEAWHATEVAEILGVIKGTTIENIEMMLEGETMAEQEKADAASIAREEGNEAAALFFARASLDEARHKAGLAGLLKKLKQTE
- a CDS encoding minichromosome maintenance protein MCM, with translation MSEIKWDEKFRDFLKRYYWDDILLLANEYPEMRSIVVDFPDLEQFDSDLAHELLEHPDDVIPYAEQALREIDIPIEKDLDDAHVQFINIPNRIGIRDLRSKHLLKFISIEGMIRKATEVRPKVTNAAFMCMRCENTSYEPQDGPKFVEPNECENESCGKKGPFKLLIDQSTFVDAQKLQVQESPENLKGGSQPQSLDVDAEDDLAGIVKPGDRLVINGILRSHQRTLREGKSTFYDLVLHANSLEYVDQEFDELDITPEDEETILDMSKDPNIYNNIIGSIAPSIYGYEDIKEALSLQLFSAVPKMLPDGSRVRGDIHILLVGDPGIAKSQLLRYMVKISPRGVFASGKSASSSGLTAAAVKDDLGDGRWTLEAGALVMADMGLASVDEMDKMSKEDKSALHEAMEQQTISVAKAGILATLKSRCALLGAANPKYGRFDKYEGLAEQINMPPALISRFDLIFILLDVPDRTKDSNIANHILKSHYAGELSEQRQKLPTSTVSKEDVESHMEVILPTIDNDLMRKYVAYARRKVFPIMEDEAREHIINYYLDLRRQGEGKDAPVPVTARQLEALVRLAEASARIRLSNVVTLDDAKRTTRISMACMRQVGVDPDTGALDVDVIASGTSKSQRDKIHLVKDIIARVSERHAGSKAPLEEVYAEAESENIERDRVEELITKMKRQGDLLSPDNKHIKIV
- a CDS encoding DUF424 domain-containing protein, whose protein sequence is MYLKIHKSGNQMIVAVCDRELIGKKLKKGELVVEITESFYKGEIAPEEKIIEAIANATTSNIFGKRAVQCAVDAGLIDPGCIIYIEGIPHAQLYRL